The following are from one region of the Halomonas qaidamensis genome:
- the sdhA gene encoding succinate dehydrogenase flavoprotein subunit, whose translation MSNLRSLTFDAIIIGGGGSGLRAALELAKSGKKTAVLSKVFPTRSHTVSAQGGITCAIASSDPNDDWRWHMYDTVKGGDYIADQDAAEYMCSEGPKAVFELEHMGLPFSRFDNGRIYQRPFGGQSKNFGEGGQAARTCAAADRTGHALLHTLYQNNLKNNTTFLNEWYAVDLVKNSNGDVVGCIAMCIETGEVVHVKSKATVLATGGAGRIYASTTNALINTGDGIGMALRAGFPMQDMEMWQFHPTGIYGAGTLVTEGCRGEGGYLINKDGERFMERYAPNAKDLAGRDVVARSMVMEILEGRGCGEKGDHVFLKLDHLGEEVLGKRLPGIVELSKTFAHVDPAKDPIPVVPTCHYMMGGIPTNIHGQAITQDESGNDHIINGLFACGEAACVSVHGANRLGGNSLLDLVVFGRAAGMFIEGALNEGIEYLDASESDIESAMKRITRWNESEGGESIPELKAELQDIMQTSFGVFREEKNMQEGVKKLADLRSRIANAHLPDKSNAFNTARVEALELDNLMEVAEATAIAALERNESRGAHSRYDYPDRDDVNWLKHSLYFPATKELKKRDVNFKPKTVDTFEPKVRTY comes from the coding sequence ATGTCTAACCTTCGTAGCTTGACGTTTGATGCCATTATCATCGGTGGCGGTGGCTCTGGCTTGCGTGCCGCTCTTGAACTGGCTAAGTCCGGTAAAAAGACAGCAGTACTGTCCAAAGTGTTCCCGACGCGCTCTCACACGGTTTCTGCTCAAGGTGGCATCACTTGCGCAATCGCCTCTTCAGATCCGAATGATGATTGGCGTTGGCACATGTATGACACCGTTAAAGGCGGCGACTATATCGCTGACCAGGATGCGGCTGAATACATGTGTTCAGAAGGCCCGAAGGCAGTCTTTGAGCTTGAGCACATGGGGTTGCCGTTCTCACGTTTCGATAATGGCCGTATTTATCAGCGTCCGTTTGGTGGGCAGTCGAAAAACTTCGGCGAAGGCGGTCAAGCGGCTCGTACTTGCGCAGCCGCAGACCGTACAGGCCACGCATTGCTACACACGCTTTACCAAAACAACCTCAAGAACAACACCACATTCTTAAATGAGTGGTATGCGGTTGATTTGGTGAAAAACAGCAACGGTGACGTAGTGGGCTGTATCGCTATGTGCATCGAGACAGGCGAAGTCGTCCACGTTAAATCGAAAGCCACGGTGCTAGCCACTGGTGGTGCCGGCCGTATTTATGCTTCTACGACTAATGCCTTGATCAATACGGGCGACGGTATTGGCATGGCATTACGTGCTGGCTTCCCGATGCAGGATATGGAAATGTGGCAGTTCCACCCGACCGGTATCTACGGTGCGGGTACCCTGGTAACTGAAGGTTGCCGTGGTGAAGGTGGTTACCTGATCAATAAAGACGGTGAGCGCTTCATGGAACGCTACGCACCGAACGCCAAAGATTTGGCCGGCCGTGACGTAGTTGCACGCTCTATGGTCATGGAAATTCTTGAAGGCCGAGGCTGTGGCGAGAAGGGTGATCACGTCTTCTTGAAGCTTGACCATCTGGGCGAAGAGGTGCTTGGTAAGCGTCTGCCGGGTATCGTTGAACTGTCGAAAACGTTCGCTCACGTCGATCCTGCCAAAGACCCGATTCCTGTCGTGCCTACTTGCCACTACATGATGGGTGGTATTCCGACCAATATTCATGGCCAGGCAATTACCCAGGACGAAAGCGGCAACGATCATATCATTAACGGTCTGTTCGCTTGTGGTGAAGCGGCGTGTGTATCGGTTCACGGTGCCAACCGCTTGGGTGGTAACTCTCTGCTAGACTTGGTGGTATTCGGTCGTGCGGCGGGTATGTTTATTGAAGGCGCGCTTAACGAAGGTATTGAATACCTAGATGCTTCTGAGTCTGATATTGAGTCAGCGATGAAGCGTATTACGCGCTGGAATGAGTCGGAAGGTGGCGAAAGCATTCCTGAGCTTAAAGCAGAGCTTCAAGACATCATGCAGACCTCTTTTGGTGTATTCCGAGAAGAGAAAAACATGCAGGAAGGTGTCAAAAAGCTAGCGGATCTGCGCAGCCGTATTGCCAATGCCCACCTGCCGGACAAGTCCAATGCTTTCAACACGGCGCGTGTTGAAGCGTTAGAGCTTGATAACCTCATGGAAGTGGCAGAAGCAACGGCGATTGCTGCCCTTGAGCGTAATGAAAGCCGCGGCGCGCATTCGCGCTACGACTATCCTGACCGTGATGATGTCAACTGGCTGAAGCACTCGCTCTACTTCCCGGCCACGAAAGAGCTGAAGAAGCGCGACGTCAACTTCAAGCCTAAAACTGTTGATACGTTCGAGCCTAAGGTTCGCACCTACTAA
- a CDS encoding succinate dehydrogenase iron-sulfur subunit: MSNLQVSVYRYNPETDSAPYMQEFQVDTKGRDLMVLDVLHLMKVQDSGLAFRRSCREGVCGSDGMNMNGKNGLACITPLSDVVKGNKLTLRPLPGLPVIRDMVVDMGLFYKQYERIQPYLQNDTPAPAIERLQSPEERDKLDGLYECILCACCSTSCPSFWWNPDKFVGPAGLLQSYRFLADTRDTATRERLTSLEDPFSVFRCRGIMNCVAVCPKGLNPTRAIGKIREMLLADAT, from the coding sequence ATGTCTAACCTTCAGGTATCCGTATATCGCTACAATCCGGAAACCGACTCCGCGCCCTATATGCAGGAGTTCCAGGTCGATACGAAAGGCCGCGATTTGATGGTGCTAGATGTCCTGCACCTGATGAAAGTGCAGGATAGTGGGCTTGCTTTCCGTCGCAGCTGCCGCGAAGGTGTGTGCGGTTCCGACGGTATGAATATGAATGGTAAGAACGGTTTGGCGTGTATTACGCCGCTGTCAGACGTCGTTAAAGGCAATAAGCTGACCTTGCGCCCGCTGCCTGGTTTGCCGGTTATCCGCGATATGGTCGTTGATATGGGGCTATTCTATAAGCAGTACGAGCGTATTCAGCCGTACCTGCAAAATGATACCCCAGCACCAGCGATTGAGCGTCTGCAATCGCCAGAAGAGCGCGACAAGCTAGATGGTCTGTACGAATGTATCCTGTGTGCATGCTGTTCTACGTCTTGCCCATCTTTCTGGTGGAATCCGGATAAATTTGTTGGTCCGGCTGGTTTGCTCCAGTCATACCGCTTCCTTGCAGATACGCGCGACACGGCTACCCGTGAACGTCTTACAAGCTTGGAAGATCCGTTCTCTGTTTTCCGCTGCCGCGGGATCATGAATTGCGTTGCGGTATGTCCAAAAGGGCTAAATCCGACCCGCGCAATTGGTAAAATTCGTGAAATGTTGCTGGCCGATGCGACGTAA
- a CDS encoding 2-oxoglutarate dehydrogenase E1 component has protein sequence MQQGIMELMWRSSHVSGGNVHYVEALYEQYLADPDSVSDEWRSYFDQLPRSEGSASHDVPLSPTRDQFYQLGRESRPGRVAAAADSGENKKQVKVLQLINAYRFRGHQKANIDPLGLRNPTPVPDLDLSFHQLSKADLDTEFQTGSFFLGIDKAPLREIVDALEQTYCRSIGCEIMHIVDTEEKRWLQRRFESVRSAPKFSDDVRKHVLERLTAAEGLENYLASKYPGTKRFGLEGGESFVPMMDELIQRSGGYGTKEVVIGMAHRGRLNLLVNILGKNPAELIDEFDGKKVIERGSGDVKYHQGFSSNVMSPGGEVHLAMSFNPSHLEIVAPVVEGSVRARQDRRNDEEGSKVLPINVHGDAAFAGQGVVMETFQMSQTRAYKTGGTVHIVINNQVGFTTSNPLDARSTEYCTDIAKMVQAPIFHVNGDDPDAVIHATQVALDYRQQFKKDVVIDLVCYRRRGHNEADEPSGTQPMMYAKIKDHPSSRSLYAQRLVEQGVLSEEDAKAMVETYRDDLVAGNHVANALVQEPNTSLFVDWAPYLGHEWTGDADTTFDMKRLQQLAARMCDIPDGVEVQRQVAKIYEDRRKMQAGGMGLNWGFAETLAYATLLDQGHPIRITGQDVGRGTFSHRHAVVHNQKDGSTYVPLQNMSDGQPRFTIHDSFLSEEAVLAFEYGYSTTAPNDLVIWEAQFGDFFNGAQVVVDQFISSGETKWGRLCGLTMLLPHGYEGQGPEHSSARLERFLQLCAEHNMQVCVPTTPAQIYHLLRRQVIRPLRKPLVVMSPKSLLRHKEAVSSLEDLAHGKFHMVLPDQANLEAEKVTRVIMCAGKVYYDLANWRAENERDDTAIIRLEQLYPFPKEELLEVLQAYANVEDIVWCQEEPLNQGAWYSSQHHMRAVADMLKDGFGRDLKFAGRPASAAPAAGYMSVHTEQQRQLVEDAFNL, from the coding sequence ATGCAACAAGGCATAATGGAGTTGATGTGGCGTTCCTCTCACGTTAGTGGTGGCAATGTCCACTACGTGGAAGCGCTTTATGAGCAGTACCTCGCCGATCCTGATTCTGTCTCAGACGAATGGCGCAGCTATTTTGATCAGCTGCCACGTTCTGAAGGCAGTGCCTCCCACGATGTTCCACTAAGCCCCACTCGTGATCAGTTCTACCAACTGGGTCGTGAAAGTCGCCCAGGTCGGGTAGCCGCCGCTGCGGATAGCGGTGAGAATAAGAAGCAGGTGAAAGTCCTGCAGCTGATTAACGCATACCGCTTTCGTGGCCATCAGAAGGCCAATATCGACCCGCTAGGACTGCGTAATCCCACCCCCGTCCCAGACCTCGATCTGTCATTTCATCAGCTTTCTAAGGCTGATCTTGACACCGAGTTCCAGACTGGCTCGTTTTTTCTAGGTATCGATAAAGCACCGTTGCGTGAGATCGTTGACGCACTGGAGCAGACCTATTGTCGCTCCATCGGCTGCGAAATTATGCACATCGTCGATACCGAAGAAAAACGCTGGTTGCAGCGGCGTTTTGAATCGGTGCGAAGTGCGCCGAAATTCAGCGATGACGTGCGTAAGCACGTGCTGGAGCGCCTCACCGCTGCTGAAGGCCTGGAAAATTACCTAGCGTCTAAGTACCCAGGTACAAAGCGCTTTGGTTTGGAAGGCGGTGAATCATTTGTTCCAATGATGGACGAGTTGATTCAGCGCTCCGGCGGTTATGGCACCAAAGAAGTCGTTATTGGCATGGCTCACCGTGGTCGTCTCAACTTACTGGTCAATATTTTGGGTAAAAATCCCGCTGAATTGATCGATGAGTTCGACGGTAAAAAGGTGATCGAACGTGGTTCTGGTGACGTAAAATATCACCAAGGCTTTAGCTCTAACGTCATGTCGCCTGGTGGTGAAGTTCACTTGGCCATGTCCTTTAACCCGTCGCATTTGGAAATTGTTGCGCCAGTGGTTGAAGGCTCAGTGCGGGCACGTCAAGATCGCCGTAATGACGAAGAGGGCAGTAAAGTACTGCCAATCAACGTCCATGGTGATGCCGCATTTGCTGGTCAAGGCGTGGTCATGGAGACATTCCAGATGTCTCAAACCCGTGCCTATAAGACCGGCGGTACAGTACATATCGTGATTAACAACCAAGTGGGTTTCACAACCTCGAACCCCTTGGATGCACGTTCTACTGAGTACTGTACCGATATTGCTAAGATGGTTCAGGCGCCGATTTTCCATGTTAACGGCGACGATCCCGATGCAGTGATCCATGCAACCCAGGTGGCATTGGACTACCGTCAGCAGTTCAAAAAAGATGTTGTTATTGATTTGGTGTGCTATCGCCGTCGCGGCCATAACGAGGCCGACGAGCCATCGGGCACCCAGCCAATGATGTACGCCAAAATTAAAGATCATCCTTCTTCGCGTTCTCTCTATGCTCAGCGCTTAGTAGAACAGGGCGTACTATCAGAAGAAGATGCTAAGGCAATGGTTGAAACCTACCGCGATGATCTTGTGGCAGGTAACCACGTAGCAAATGCCTTGGTGCAAGAGCCGAATACCTCACTGTTTGTGGACTGGGCGCCTTACCTGGGACACGAGTGGACTGGCGATGCAGACACCACCTTCGATATGAAGCGTCTGCAACAGTTGGCAGCACGAATGTGCGATATCCCTGACGGGGTCGAAGTTCAGCGCCAGGTCGCTAAGATCTATGAAGACCGTCGCAAAATGCAGGCGGGCGGCATGGGGCTTAACTGGGGCTTCGCTGAAACGCTAGCGTATGCCACGCTGCTTGATCAGGGCCACCCGATCCGTATTACCGGTCAGGATGTTGGTCGTGGGACGTTCTCTCACCGCCATGCGGTTGTGCACAATCAGAAAGACGGTTCTACTTATGTGCCGTTGCAGAACATGTCTGATGGTCAGCCGCGCTTTACGATTCATGACTCTTTCTTGTCAGAAGAAGCGGTGTTGGCCTTTGAATATGGCTACTCTACAACAGCGCCAAACGACTTAGTCATTTGGGAAGCCCAGTTTGGTGACTTCTTCAATGGCGCCCAGGTGGTGGTTGACCAGTTTATATCCTCTGGTGAAACCAAATGGGGCCGGCTGTGTGGCCTAACCATGCTGTTGCCGCACGGCTATGAAGGGCAAGGCCCTGAGCACTCATCTGCTCGATTAGAGCGTTTCTTGCAGCTGTGCGCTGAGCACAATATGCAAGTATGTGTGCCGACGACACCTGCACAGATTTATCACCTGTTGCGACGTCAGGTCATTCGCCCGCTGCGTAAGCCGTTGGTAGTGATGTCGCCGAAGTCGCTGTTGCGTCATAAAGAAGCAGTATCTAGCCTAGAAGATCTCGCTCATGGCAAGTTCCACATGGTCTTGCCAGATCAAGCGAATCTTGAGGCAGAGAAAGTGACTCGCGTTATTATGTGTGCTGGCAAGGTGTACTACGACCTAGCCAACTGGCGTGCAGAAAACGAGCGTGATGATACGGCGATTATTCGTCTTGAGCAGCTCTACCCCTTCCCGAAAGAAGAGCTTCTGGAAGTGCTCCAGGCGTATGCCAATGTGGAAGACATCGTGTGGTGCCAGGAAGAGCCGCTGAACCAGGGCGCTTGGTACTCAAGTCAGCACCACATGCGCGCCGTGGCCGATATGCTGAAAGATGGCTTCGGACGTGATTTGAAATTTGCAGGACGTCCTGCCTCTGCCGCACCGGCAGCTGGCTATATGTCCGTCCACACTGAACAGCAGCGCCAGCTGGTGGAAGACGCTTTTAACCTATAA
- the odhB gene encoding 2-oxoglutarate dehydrogenase complex dihydrolipoyllysine-residue succinyltransferase: MATEIKAPTFPESVAEGTVAAWHKKPGDSVERDELIVEIETDKVVLEVVAPEAGTLTDVMAEEGDTVESEQVLGKIGEGNASGSKEESSSDAKKDEKKDDKQEEKKTSGGNSGGKQHDVKAPSFPESIQEGTVATWHKKVGEAVKRDEVLADIETDKVVLEVVAPADGALAEIKAEEGSQVESEAILAVFTEGAGGASEESSSTSSSSAAGTDDEGSDEKVGDKILAPAARKMVAEHDLDVSKIEGTGKGGRILKEDVQKAVKDGSAKKASKSSAPAKAAAAPAVEGDRVEKRVPMTRLRQTIAKRLVQAQQTAAMLTTYNEVDMTEIMALRAQYKDTFQKTHDIKLGFMGFFVKAASEALKRFPDVNASIDGTDIVYHGYQDIGVAVSTDRGLVVPVLRDTDSMKIADVERTIVDFGKRGRDGKLGMDDMIGGTFTITNGGTFGSLMSTPIINPPQTAILGMHKIQDRPMAVNGKVEIRPMMYLALSYDHRMIDGKDAVRFLVTIKELLEDPARLLLDV; encoded by the coding sequence ATGGCTACTGAGATCAAAGCGCCAACCTTTCCGGAATCCGTTGCCGAAGGCACTGTGGCTGCGTGGCATAAAAAGCCGGGTGACAGCGTCGAACGCGACGAGCTGATTGTTGAAATCGAAACCGACAAAGTGGTGCTCGAAGTCGTCGCACCGGAAGCGGGTACCCTGACTGACGTAATGGCCGAAGAAGGCGATACCGTTGAGTCAGAGCAGGTGCTGGGCAAAATTGGTGAAGGCAACGCGTCTGGCAGCAAAGAAGAATCATCTTCTGATGCTAAAAAAGACGAAAAGAAAGACGATAAGCAAGAAGAGAAAAAAACCAGCGGCGGTAACAGCGGTGGTAAGCAGCATGACGTAAAAGCCCCAAGCTTCCCTGAGTCTATTCAGGAAGGCACCGTGGCAACATGGCACAAGAAGGTAGGTGAGGCGGTTAAGCGCGATGAGGTGCTGGCCGATATCGAAACCGATAAGGTTGTGCTAGAAGTTGTTGCACCGGCTGATGGCGCACTGGCTGAAATTAAAGCCGAAGAAGGCAGCCAAGTTGAATCCGAAGCGATTCTAGCCGTCTTCACTGAAGGTGCTGGTGGTGCAAGTGAAGAGAGCAGCAGTACCTCTTCTTCCAGCGCTGCGGGTACCGATGACGAAGGCTCTGATGAGAAAGTTGGTGATAAAATCTTAGCCCCTGCTGCCCGCAAAATGGTCGCTGAGCATGATCTGGATGTTTCTAAGATTGAGGGCACCGGCAAAGGTGGCCGCATCTTGAAAGAAGACGTGCAAAAAGCAGTGAAAGACGGCTCTGCCAAAAAAGCATCGAAATCTTCAGCCCCAGCGAAAGCTGCTGCCGCACCGGCAGTAGAAGGGGATCGCGTTGAGAAGCGCGTTCCGATGACGCGTCTGCGTCAAACCATTGCTAAGCGCCTAGTTCAGGCACAGCAAACCGCTGCCATGCTGACCACGTACAACGAAGTGGACATGACTGAAATCATGGCCCTGCGTGCTCAGTACAAAGATACGTTCCAGAAAACCCACGATATTAAACTGGGCTTTATGGGCTTCTTTGTGAAAGCGGCTTCTGAAGCACTCAAGCGCTTCCCGGATGTTAATGCTTCTATTGACGGTACCGATATCGTTTACCACGGTTATCAAGATATTGGCGTCGCGGTATCAACGGATCGTGGCCTAGTTGTACCGGTACTGCGTGACACTGACAGCATGAAGATTGCTGACGTTGAGCGCACCATTGTTGATTTCGGTAAGCGTGGTCGTGACGGCAAGCTGGGCATGGATGACATGATCGGTGGCACCTTCACTATTACTAACGGCGGTACGTTTGGTTCGTTGATGTCGACCCCGATTATCAATCCGCCTCAGACCGCTATCCTGGGCATGCACAAAATCCAGGATCGTCCCATGGCTGTGAATGGTAAGGTCGAGATTCGCCCGATGATGTATCTAGCGCTTTCTTACGACCACCGCATGATTGATGGTAAAGATGCGGTACGATTCCTGGTTACTATTAAAGAGCTGCTGGAAGACCCGGCTCGCTTGCTGCTGGACGTATAA
- the lpdA gene encoding dihydrolipoyl dehydrogenase — translation MADKFDVIVIGAGPGGYVAAIRAAQLGLKAACVEKWIGKEGNVVHGGTCLNVGCIPSKALLEASHKYVEAKHDFDDMGINAGDVTMDVKKMMARKDKIVKNLTGGISGLFKANGVTAIEGTGKVVSGKQVEVTDLDGNTTTYDADNIVIAAGSVPVEIPPTPLTEGLIVDSTGALEFQETPKRLGVIGAGVIGLELGSVWSRLGSEVTVLEAMDSFLPMVDTAIAKETQKLLKKQGLDIKLGARVTGSETNGDEVIVKYTDANGEQEMTFDKLIVCVGRRPYTKGVIADGVSVELDERGFIFVDDQCRTNVPGVYAIGDCVRGPMLAHKASEEGIMVADIIAGHKAEMNYDTIPNVIYTFPEVAWVGMTEQDAKAKGIEVKTGSFPFAASGRAMANNATEGSAKIIADAETDRILGMHIVGQHAGEMIAQGVIAMEFGSSAEDLALTCYAHPTMSEAVHEAALAVEGHAIHMANRKKRK, via the coding sequence ATGGCTGACAAGTTTGATGTGATCGTTATCGGTGCAGGCCCTGGTGGCTACGTAGCGGCTATCCGCGCTGCGCAGCTGGGCCTGAAAGCCGCTTGTGTTGAAAAATGGATTGGTAAAGAAGGCAATGTCGTTCACGGCGGAACGTGCTTGAACGTCGGTTGTATCCCGTCTAAAGCGTTGCTTGAAGCCTCGCATAAGTACGTTGAAGCCAAGCACGATTTCGACGATATGGGTATCAATGCCGGTGACGTCACCATGGACGTCAAAAAGATGATGGCTCGCAAGGACAAGATCGTTAAGAACTTGACTGGCGGCATCTCAGGCTTGTTTAAGGCTAACGGCGTTACCGCTATCGAAGGTACCGGTAAAGTGGTTTCCGGTAAGCAAGTTGAAGTCACTGATCTAGACGGCAACACCACCACGTACGACGCTGATAACATCGTCATTGCCGCAGGTTCCGTGCCGGTTGAAATCCCACCGACGCCGCTAACCGAAGGCTTGATTGTTGACTCTACCGGCGCACTGGAATTCCAGGAAACACCGAAGCGTTTGGGTGTTATCGGTGCTGGTGTTATTGGCCTGGAACTGGGTAGCGTTTGGAGCCGTTTGGGTTCTGAAGTTACCGTTCTGGAAGCGATGGATAGTTTCTTACCGATGGTCGATACGGCAATCGCTAAAGAAACACAAAAACTGCTCAAGAAGCAGGGTTTGGATATTAAACTGGGCGCCCGCGTCACTGGTTCTGAAACCAATGGCGATGAAGTCATCGTTAAGTACACCGATGCCAACGGCGAGCAGGAAATGACCTTCGACAAACTGATTGTTTGCGTTGGTCGTCGCCCTTACACCAAAGGCGTCATTGCCGATGGCGTTAGCGTTGAGCTGGACGAGCGTGGCTTTATCTTTGTTGATGACCAGTGCCGCACTAACGTACCGGGTGTTTATGCCATTGGTGACTGTGTGCGTGGCCCCATGCTGGCGCACAAGGCATCTGAAGAAGGCATCATGGTTGCTGATATTATCGCTGGCCATAAAGCCGAGATGAACTATGACACGATTCCGAACGTGATTTACACGTTCCCGGAAGTCGCGTGGGTCGGTATGACCGAGCAAGATGCCAAAGCTAAAGGCATTGAAGTTAAGACCGGCAGCTTCCCATTTGCGGCAAGTGGTCGTGCGATGGCGAACAATGCCACCGAAGGCAGCGCTAAGATTATTGCCGATGCGGAAACTGACCGTATTCTTGGTATGCATATCGTTGGTCAACACGCGGGCGAAATGATTGCTCAAGGCGTGATTGCAATGGAATTTGGTTCCAGTGCCGAAGACCTAGCGTTGACTTGCTATGCACACCCGACCATGTCGGAAGCCGTACACGAAG